The following nucleotide sequence is from Gemmatimonadaceae bacterium.
CCCTCGAGCGCCTCGTGGCGTCCTCGCTGCACGGCCGCCTCGGCGATCTGGGAAAACAGCGTGCCCGTCATCGGGGGCGGCAATACGCGAGCGCCGGCGGCCACCGAGCGGATGGTCGCGACGAGATCCTCGAACGTGGCATCTTTGAGGATGAACCCGGCCACCCCGGCGTTCACGAACTGAGCAACGTCCTGCTGGGTGGGGAGGAGATCCATCACGACGACGGCGGAATCCGCCAGCGTCCGCTTCACGGTGCGCGCCATCCGCAGGCTGCTCCGGTCCTGCAGCCCGACGTCGATCAGCACCACGCGAGGATTCGCGTCCCTCAGGTGCTCCGCCTTGACGCTCGTGGCGGTGAGCACCACGCGCACGTCGGGTAGCGCATCGAGCATGGCGGTCATGCCCTCGCGCAACAGACGATTGTCCTCGATGAGGGCGACCGTGATCATCGCCAACCTCGCTGAGGGACCAACCGCGCCCGCCGGCAACCGACGGCGCCGCCAGGGGGCGGAGGGCACGTGAGTGCTCACAATATGCTGCATCGATCCCTCCACGGCCATATATCCTGGGGCGCCGGCCGGTGCATCAGCGCACACTACTGATTGCCGGCGCTCGCGCTGCTGTAGATCGCGATCTCCACGCGCCGGTTCAGCTGCCGGCCCGCCTCGGTGTCGTTGCCGGCGATGGGCTCCGTCTCCCCACGCCCCACCGCCCGCAGGCGCCCCGCCGCCACCCCTTGTGCCTCGAGGTAGTTGGCCGCCGCCGTGGCCCGCCGCTCGGACAGCGCCTGGTTGTACTCGCTCGTGCCCACCGCATCCGTGTGGCCCACGATCAGGAGATCCGT
It contains:
- a CDS encoding response regulator transcription factor produces the protein MITVALIEDNRLLREGMTAMLDALPDVRVVLTATSVKAEHLRDANPRVVLIDVGLQDRSSLRMARTVKRTLADSAVVVMDLLPTQQDVAQFVNAGVAGFILKDATFEDLVATIRSVAAGARVLPPPMTGTLFSQIAEAAVQRGRHEALEGAHMTAREREVIALIAAGMSNKDIAQRLDIATYTVKSHVRNVMEKLALHTRLQIAAYAHDHDD